Proteins from a single region of Eriocheir sinensis breed Jianghai 21 unplaced genomic scaffold, ASM2467909v1 Scaffold14, whole genome shotgun sequence:
- the LOC126989974 gene encoding histone H2A-like, producing MSGRGKGGKVKGKSKSRSSRAGLQFPVGRIHRLLRKGNYAERVGAGAPVYLAAVMEYLAAEVLELAGNAARDNKKTRIIPRHLQLAIRNDEELNKLLSGVTIAQGGVLPNIQAVLLPKKTEKK from the coding sequence atgtctggacgcggcaagggaggaaaggtgaaggggaagtcaaagtcccgctccagccgtgccggcctgcagttccccgtgggcaggatccaccgtctcctgaggaagggcaactacgccgagcgcgtgggcgccggcgcccccgtgtacctggcggccgtcatggagtacctggccgccgaggtgctcgagctggccggcaacgcggcccgcgacaacaagaagacccgcatcatcccccgccacctgcagctggccatccgcaacgacgaggagctgaacaagctcctctccggcgtcaccattgcccagggaggtgtgctgcctaacatccaggcggtgctcctgcccaagaagaccgagaagaagtaa